In one Mycobacterium sp. NBC_00419 genomic region, the following are encoded:
- a CDS encoding glutamate--cysteine ligase: MSAPSVGVEEEFLLVDPHTGEPVARNSAVASNAARRGVDLQLELTTCQVETATEVAQTSAELRQQLTNQRLAAAAAAQEAGATLLAVGLPPTVPHAFPITDTPRYRQIAERFGMIATEQGICGCHVHVEVPDREAAVDVGNRLRPWLPLLLALTANSAIYRSSDSGHASWRSVLWGRWPSSGPPPFFESAEHFDAVVAMMIDSGAMLDDGMVYWDVRPSTKFPTVEVRVADVPATVAETVLLATLIRAAVMTALDERDRGVPAPRVSDHTLRAAYWKSAHDGLDGQAIDVLDGWATAPTARVLGQWLTMLAPALQEIGDEEWVRADVARLLQDGNGAMRQRHAWRCRGEIADVIAEAAAATVRGLDV; encoded by the coding sequence ATGAGCGCCCCGAGCGTCGGTGTGGAGGAGGAGTTCCTACTCGTCGACCCACACACCGGCGAACCGGTGGCACGCAACTCCGCCGTCGCGAGCAACGCCGCGCGCCGCGGTGTCGACCTGCAGCTCGAACTCACCACCTGTCAGGTGGAGACCGCCACCGAGGTGGCCCAGACGAGTGCCGAACTGCGCCAACAACTTACGAATCAGCGCCTGGCCGCCGCAGCGGCCGCGCAGGAAGCCGGAGCCACGCTGCTCGCGGTGGGGTTGCCGCCGACGGTGCCGCACGCGTTCCCGATCACCGACACCCCGCGCTACCGGCAGATCGCCGAACGCTTCGGCATGATCGCCACCGAGCAGGGCATCTGCGGCTGCCACGTCCATGTCGAGGTGCCCGACCGGGAGGCCGCGGTCGACGTCGGCAACCGGCTGCGGCCGTGGCTGCCACTGTTGTTGGCGCTCACCGCCAACTCGGCCATCTATCGCAGCTCCGACAGCGGCCATGCCAGCTGGCGCAGCGTGCTGTGGGGCCGCTGGCCCAGTTCCGGGCCGCCGCCGTTCTTCGAATCCGCCGAGCACTTCGACGCGGTGGTGGCGATGATGATCGACTCTGGCGCGATGCTCGACGACGGCATGGTCTATTGGGATGTGCGGCCGTCGACGAAGTTCCCGACGGTGGAGGTGCGGGTGGCCGACGTGCCGGCCACGGTGGCCGAAACCGTTCTGCTGGCCACCCTGATCCGTGCGGCGGTGATGACGGCGCTCGACGAGCGGGACCGCGGGGTGCCGGCACCTCGGGTCAGCGACCACACCCTGCGGGCCGCCTACTGGAAGTCGGCGCACGACGGCCTCGACGGTCAGGCCATCGATGTGCTCGACGGCTGGGCGACAGCCCCGACCGCGCGCGTACTCGGCCAGTGGCTGACCATGCTGGCGCCGGCGCTGCAGGAAATCGGTGACGAGGAGTGGGTGCGCGCCGACGTCGCCCGGCTGCTGCAGGACGGCAATGGTGCCATGCGGCAGCGTCACGCCTGGCGGTGCCGCGGTGAGATTGCCGACGTCATCGCCGAAGCCGCCGCCGCAACGGTCAGGGGACTCGATGTCTGA
- a CDS encoding LLM class F420-dependent oxidoreductase translates to MPRDFRFGIGVRSVKSAAKLLDTVKRFADLGFDVLHVPDHLGRFGVPAPFPTMIAAAQAAPTMRVGTFVLNTAFYKPALLARDAIAVDVLSEGRLDLGLGTGYVREEFEAAEMPYPTAGERVDHLRHTTKHLKEVAPTIPILIAGNGDRVLRIAAQHADIIGLTGGGIPRSPDHDPLAERIEFVRAAAGDRFDSLELNIAITGVPTDASGVPDLRLTRGYEPEATDEQLLALPTVLSGTTRDIADTLRERRDRYGITYFTVQDYHAEYFAKVIAELR, encoded by the coding sequence GTGCCCAGGGATTTTCGTTTCGGTATCGGTGTGCGGTCGGTCAAGTCAGCAGCGAAGCTCCTCGACACCGTGAAACGCTTTGCCGACTTGGGCTTCGACGTCCTGCACGTGCCGGACCATCTCGGCCGGTTCGGCGTTCCAGCACCGTTCCCCACCATGATCGCCGCCGCGCAGGCCGCACCGACGATGCGGGTGGGCACCTTCGTCCTCAATACCGCCTTCTATAAGCCTGCGCTGCTGGCGCGCGACGCGATCGCCGTCGACGTGCTCAGCGAAGGCCGCCTCGACCTCGGCCTGGGCACCGGGTACGTGCGCGAGGAGTTCGAGGCCGCCGAGATGCCCTATCCGACCGCCGGTGAACGCGTCGACCATCTCCGGCACACCACCAAGCACCTCAAGGAGGTCGCGCCGACGATCCCGATCCTGATCGCCGGCAACGGCGACCGGGTGTTGCGGATCGCCGCGCAGCACGCAGACATCATCGGACTGACCGGTGGCGGTATCCCCCGCTCCCCCGACCACGACCCGCTGGCCGAGCGGATCGAGTTCGTCCGCGCCGCGGCCGGCGACCGATTCGACAGCCTGGAACTGAACATCGCGATCACCGGGGTCCCGACGGATGCCTCCGGGGTGCCCGATCTGCGGCTGACTCGTGGCTACGAGCCCGAGGCCACCGACGAACAACTCCTGGCCCTGCCGACCGTGCTGAGCGGGACGACGCGCGACATCGCCGACACATTGCGCGAGCGCCGCGACCGCTACGGGATCACGTACTTCACCGTGCAGGACTACCACGCCGAGTACTTCGCCAAGGTCATCGCCGAACTGCGCTGA
- a CDS encoding antitermination regulator, with translation MTVLHDFRMRQLNGDPEETRQRAEGVLVALKRCTLDVAAGEITRASHRHHLDSNRVARALVRLAQNIEPEADSNATAVARFEWGALMPHRR, from the coding sequence ATGACAGTGCTACACGACTTTCGTATGCGGCAGCTCAACGGGGACCCCGAGGAAACACGGCAGCGGGCCGAAGGGGTGCTCGTCGCGCTCAAAAGGTGCACTCTGGATGTGGCAGCCGGCGAGATCACCAGGGCGTCACACCGGCACCATCTCGACAGCAACCGGGTCGCCCGGGCCCTGGTCCGGCTGGCCCAGAACATCGAACCGGAGGCCGACAGCAACGCGACGGCCGTCGCGCGCTTCGAGTGGGGCGCGCTAATGCCGCACCGGAGGTGA
- a CDS encoding Fic family protein, with amino-acid sequence MPLSPGYGETPLPHDELSALLPAVVEVLGEPVTRADVYDLEQALQGQLEEEFLVAAINGSLPLDELLTDYFLRDLHARMYGPIWEWAGNWRRLELNIGVAPEMIAVELREALGTIAYRWEHADDWSAHDLGIAVHAETVRIHPFVDGNGRTTRFLADLVFAAAQDPAELRYDWDLDKHAYVELLRAYDGHRDVSALAVFVESMPIDGDD; translated from the coding sequence ATGCCGCTCTCCCCTGGTTACGGCGAGACTCCTCTTCCGCACGACGAACTGAGTGCATTACTACCCGCGGTCGTCGAAGTCCTCGGCGAGCCGGTGACGCGCGCGGATGTCTATGACCTGGAGCAGGCCTTGCAGGGTCAACTCGAAGAGGAGTTCTTGGTGGCGGCGATCAACGGATCGTTGCCACTTGACGAGCTGTTGACCGACTACTTCCTCCGAGACCTGCATGCCCGCATGTACGGCCCGATCTGGGAGTGGGCGGGGAACTGGCGCAGGTTGGAGCTCAACATCGGGGTCGCGCCGGAGATGATCGCGGTCGAGTTGCGGGAGGCGCTGGGCACCATCGCCTACCGGTGGGAACACGCCGACGACTGGTCGGCTCATGATCTGGGTATTGCGGTGCACGCCGAGACTGTGCGGATCCACCCGTTCGTCGATGGAAACGGTCGCACGACACGGTTTCTTGCCGATCTGGTGTTTGCCGCGGCGCAGGATCCTGCCGAGTTGAGGTACGACTGGGATCTCGACAAGCACGCGTACGTTGAGTTGCTTCGCGCGTACGACGGGCACCGCGACGTATCCGCGTTGGCAGTATTCGTCGAGAGCATGCCGATCGACGGCGACGACTGA
- a CDS encoding glucose PTS transporter subunit IIA produces the protein MSSNTAAEIVRSVGGAANIAGLSHCATRLRFQLRDASGVTQSGIEAVPGVLGAVPQAGDRYQVVIGGAVQSVYNDIMALPGMSGAAAPDADAIKAAARAQGPRGRFTWLDSFFEFLSDSFRPILGALLGASLFITFMALMSTLHVIPNWADPRTELSPSWQFINLCWQSVFVFLPLMIAYNASKKLDADPWVGFAIMAVVMLPGFTALKESSQSVAVFGSQVDIVHIFGVPLTIFNYSSQVFPPLLMAAVLGPLYKFLKRIIPDNVQLIFVPFLSMLIMIPLTAFLIGPIGVYTGAGLGSFLKSVNDFSPLIFAILIPLAYPFMVPLGLHWPINAIMLINIQTLGYDFIQGPMGAWNFACFGATAGVLFLAWRERDAQMRQTAIGALAAGLLGGISEPSLYGIHLRFKRIYPRMLVGCLVGGVIIGIGGGVTTKAFVFTSLLTIPAFSNMALYALAVSAAFLTAMILVILSGYRSPEEAAAAVAAGVSVADLESPRAAASADTLVAAAETKAADQAGVGIEMLSPLAGTVVPLADVPDPVFSKGTMGPGVAVLPSGDTAYAPGSGVVVAVPASGHAFGLVLDGGVEVLIHIGIDTVALKGEGFDVKVTKGQKVTAGTPLVTFDRKVIEAAGYPLITPIVVLNGKKFGSVEPAAAGDIAVGAPLLTVTPAAAPAEAAL, from the coding sequence ATGTCGTCGAACACCGCTGCCGAGATCGTCAGAAGCGTTGGGGGCGCCGCGAACATCGCGGGCCTGTCGCATTGCGCCACCCGACTGCGATTCCAGTTGCGTGACGCCTCGGGCGTCACCCAGTCCGGCATCGAGGCGGTGCCCGGAGTTCTCGGGGCCGTCCCGCAGGCCGGCGATCGCTACCAGGTCGTCATCGGCGGCGCCGTCCAGAGCGTCTACAACGACATCATGGCGCTGCCCGGCATGAGCGGCGCCGCCGCTCCGGACGCCGATGCGATCAAGGCCGCCGCCCGCGCCCAGGGCCCGCGGGGCAGGTTCACCTGGCTCGACTCGTTCTTCGAATTCCTGTCCGACTCGTTCCGCCCGATCCTGGGCGCACTGCTGGGTGCCTCGCTGTTCATCACGTTCATGGCGTTGATGAGCACGCTGCACGTCATCCCCAACTGGGCCGACCCGCGCACCGAGCTGTCGCCGTCGTGGCAGTTCATCAACCTGTGCTGGCAGAGCGTGTTCGTCTTTCTGCCGCTGATGATCGCCTACAACGCCTCGAAGAAACTCGACGCCGACCCGTGGGTCGGGTTCGCGATCATGGCCGTGGTCATGCTGCCCGGGTTCACCGCGCTCAAGGAGTCCAGCCAGTCGGTAGCGGTGTTCGGCTCGCAGGTCGACATCGTGCACATCTTCGGGGTGCCGCTGACGATCTTCAACTACAGCTCGCAGGTGTTCCCGCCGCTGCTGATGGCCGCCGTGCTGGGCCCGCTGTACAAGTTCCTCAAGCGGATCATCCCGGACAACGTCCAGCTGATCTTCGTGCCGTTCCTGTCGATGCTGATCATGATTCCGTTGACGGCGTTCCTGATCGGGCCGATCGGTGTCTACACCGGTGCCGGGCTGGGCAGTTTCCTGAAGTCGGTCAACGACTTCTCGCCGCTGATTTTCGCCATCCTCATCCCACTGGCGTACCCGTTCATGGTGCCGCTGGGTCTGCACTGGCCGATCAACGCGATCATGCTCATCAACATTCAGACCCTGGGCTACGACTTCATCCAGGGCCCGATGGGTGCCTGGAACTTCGCCTGCTTCGGTGCGACGGCCGGGGTGCTGTTCCTGGCCTGGCGGGAGCGCGACGCCCAGATGCGCCAGACCGCGATCGGCGCGCTGGCCGCGGGCCTGCTCGGCGGTATCTCCGAGCCGTCGCTGTATGGCATCCATCTGCGGTTCAAACGGATCTATCCGCGCATGCTCGTCGGCTGTCTGGTCGGCGGCGTGATCATCGGCATCGGTGGCGGCGTGACCACCAAGGCCTTCGTGTTCACCTCGCTGCTGACCATCCCGGCGTTCAGCAATATGGCGCTGTACGCCCTGGCCGTCAGCGCGGCCTTCCTCACCGCGATGATCCTGGTGATCCTGTCCGGATACCGCTCGCCGGAAGAGGCCGCCGCGGCGGTGGCCGCCGGTGTGTCGGTCGCCGACCTGGAGAGCCCGCGGGCGGCGGCCAGTGCCGACACCTTGGTGGCGGCTGCCGAGACCAAGGCCGCCGACCAGGCCGGTGTGGGCATCGAGATGCTCTCCCCGCTGGCCGGCACGGTCGTCCCGCTGGCCGACGTGCCCGATCCGGTGTTCAGCAAGGGCACCATGGGTCCGGGTGTGGCAGTGCTGCCCTCAGGTGACACGGCCTATGCGCCGGGATCCGGTGTCGTGGTGGCTGTCCCGGCGTCGGGGCATGCCTTCGGTCTGGTGCTCGACGGTGGCGTCGAGGTCCTCATCCACATCGGCATCGACACCGTGGCGCTCAAGGGCGAAGGCTTCGACGTCAAGGTCACCAAGGGCCAGAAGGTCACTGCCGGAACGCCTCTGGTGACCTTCGACCGCAAGGTCATCGAGGCCGCCGGCTATCCCCTGATCACGCCGATCGTGGTGCTCAACGGCAAGAAGTTCGGTTCGGTCGAGCCGGCCGCAGCCGGGGACATCGCCGTGGGTGCACCGCTGCTGACGGTGACGCCGGCGGCGGCGCCTGCCGAAGCGGCGCTCTAG
- a CDS encoding ANTAR domain-containing protein → MNSPNHDLALRMAELARATAPPSTVDQVLASMTKAAVEMIPGTDTCGVLLIGKGGKYESLFGTSDLIYELDALQELYGEGPCISAAVDELIVRTDDFSHEQRWPTYSRAVTELGVRSGLSFKLYTGSSTAGALNLFGLKEHAFNGESEAIGAVLAAHAAAAILASRHGEQLEAALNTRDTIGQAKGVIMERFNVDAIRAFEMLRELSQTSNTRLIDIATRVIDTRDA, encoded by the coding sequence ATGAATTCGCCAAACCACGACCTTGCCCTGCGGATGGCGGAGTTGGCGCGCGCCACGGCGCCGCCCAGCACTGTCGACCAGGTGCTGGCGAGTATGACCAAGGCCGCCGTCGAGATGATTCCCGGCACCGACACCTGTGGGGTGTTGTTGATCGGCAAGGGCGGCAAGTACGAGTCGCTGTTCGGAACCTCGGATCTGATCTACGAACTCGACGCGCTGCAGGAGCTGTACGGGGAGGGCCCGTGCATCAGTGCCGCGGTCGATGAACTGATCGTGCGGACCGACGACTTCTCCCACGAGCAACGCTGGCCGACCTACAGCCGGGCCGTCACCGAACTCGGGGTGCGCAGCGGGCTGTCGTTCAAGCTGTACACCGGCTCCAGCACGGCTGGCGCACTGAACCTGTTCGGCCTCAAGGAGCATGCCTTCAACGGCGAGTCCGAGGCGATCGGCGCGGTGCTCGCCGCGCACGCGGCCGCGGCGATTCTGGCCAGCAGGCACGGCGAGCAGCTGGAGGCGGCGTTGAACACCCGGGACACGATCGGGCAGGCCAAGGGCGTCATCATGGAACGGTTCAACGTCGACGCGATCCGCGCCTTCGAGATGCTGCGCGAGCTGTCGCAGACCAGCAACACCAGGCTCATCGACATCGCGACCCGGGTCATCGACACCCGCGACGCCTAG
- a CDS encoding acetyl-CoA acetyltransferase yields MTGDVWILGGYQSDFARNLSREGRDFAALTTEVVDLTLAESMIDAADIEVVHVANAFGELFAGQGHLGAMPATVHPGLWNIPASRHEAACASGSIAILSAMADLRAGNYRTALVVGVELEKTVPGDTGAQHLGAAAWIGHEGQDAKFMWPSMFSDVADEYDRRFGIDEAHLHAIATVNLGNAKRNPNAQTRDWEVPDLIGRGGEDAVNPPVEGRIRRYDCSQMTDGGSGVVLVSDDFLREHPGVRPIGRIEGWGHHTVGLGLQQKFDRDAGNPYVMPHLRATVQDALSRAQTDLDGLDGFEVHDCFTPSEYLAIDHIGLTGPGESWKAIENGDIEIGGRLPINPSGGLIGGGHPVGATGIRMVLDAAKQVSGLAGDYQVEGARRFATLNLGGSTATTVSFVIGSGEAA; encoded by the coding sequence GTGACAGGCGATGTGTGGATCCTCGGCGGCTACCAGAGCGACTTCGCGCGAAACCTCAGCCGTGAGGGCCGGGATTTCGCGGCATTGACCACCGAAGTCGTCGACCTCACCTTGGCCGAGTCGATGATCGACGCCGCCGATATCGAGGTGGTGCACGTCGCCAACGCCTTCGGCGAGTTGTTCGCCGGGCAGGGCCACCTCGGCGCAATGCCCGCCACGGTTCACCCAGGACTGTGGAACATTCCGGCAAGCCGCCACGAAGCAGCCTGCGCCTCGGGCAGTATCGCCATCCTGTCGGCGATGGCCGACCTGCGCGCCGGCAACTATCGCACCGCACTGGTGGTCGGCGTGGAACTGGAGAAGACGGTGCCCGGCGACACCGGCGCCCAGCATCTGGGCGCGGCGGCATGGATCGGCCACGAGGGCCAGGACGCGAAATTCATGTGGCCGTCTATGTTCTCCGACGTCGCCGACGAGTACGACCGCCGATTCGGTATCGACGAAGCCCACCTGCATGCCATCGCCACGGTGAACCTCGGCAATGCCAAGCGCAATCCCAACGCCCAGACCCGGGACTGGGAGGTGCCGGATCTGATCGGCCGGGGCGGCGAGGACGCCGTCAACCCGCCTGTCGAAGGCCGCATCCGCCGCTACGACTGCAGCCAGATGACCGACGGCGGCTCCGGTGTCGTCCTGGTCAGCGACGACTTCCTGCGCGAGCATCCGGGAGTGCGGCCGATCGGCCGCATCGAGGGCTGGGGCCATCACACCGTCGGGCTGGGCCTGCAGCAGAAGTTCGACCGCGACGCCGGCAACCCCTACGTCATGCCCCACCTGCGCGCCACCGTGCAGGATGCGCTGTCCCGGGCCCAGACCGACCTCGACGGTCTCGACGGCTTCGAAGTGCACGACTGCTTCACCCCCAGCGAGTACCTCGCCATCGACCACATCGGCCTGACCGGGCCCGGGGAGTCCTGGAAAGCCATCGAGAACGGCGACATCGAGATCGGTGGACGGCTGCCGATCAACCCCAGCGGCGGGCTGATCGGAGGCGGCCACCCCGTGGGCGCCACCGGCATCCGGATGGTGCTCGACGCCGCCAAACAGGTCAGCGGACTCGCCGGTGACTATCAGGTCGAGGGCGCACGCCGATTCGCCACGCTGAACCTCGGTGGCAGCACCGCCACCACAGTCAGCTTCGTGATCGGTTCGGGAGAGGCCGCCTGA
- a CDS encoding carotenoid oxygenase family protein, with translation MDVSVVGKFLSTLPEDDDHPYRTGPWRPQNTEWRSDGPTVVDGEIPTDLDGIYLRNTENPLHPALKSYHPFDGDGMLHIVGFRDGKAFYRNRFVRTDGFEAENAAGGPLWPGLAEPLSLAKVDYGWGARTLLKDASSTDVVVHRGTALTSFYQCGDLYRVDPRSGDTLGKETWGGAFPAEGVSAHPKVDERTDEMMFFNYSKSAPFMHYGVVDRNNELVHYTDVPLPGPRLPHDMAFTRNYVILNDFPLFWDPEMLERNVHMARFHRDMPSRFAVVPRHGGSTSLPGRSAPALRSEIQWFEAEPTFVLHFVNAYEDGDEIVLDGFFQGDPEPADNGTGTKWQRAFRFLALDRMQARLHRWRLNLVTGGLTEEPLSENISEFGMINAGYGGEPYRYTYAATGKPGWFLFDGLIRHDVMTGTEQRISFGDGVYGSETAMAPRVGSNSEDDGYLVTLTTDMNADASYCLVFDAARIEDGPVCKLQLPERISSGTHSTWVPGHSVQRWHSAESAAEAVGL, from the coding sequence ATGGACGTCTCCGTCGTCGGCAAGTTCCTGTCCACGCTTCCCGAAGACGACGACCACCCGTACCGAACCGGCCCGTGGCGGCCGCAGAACACCGAGTGGCGTTCCGACGGTCCGACCGTCGTCGACGGCGAGATCCCCACCGACCTCGACGGCATCTACCTGCGCAACACCGAGAACCCGTTGCATCCGGCGCTCAAGTCCTATCACCCGTTCGACGGCGACGGCATGCTGCACATCGTCGGCTTTCGGGATGGAAAAGCGTTCTACCGCAACCGCTTTGTCCGCACCGACGGCTTCGAGGCCGAGAACGCCGCGGGCGGCCCGCTGTGGCCTGGACTGGCCGAGCCGCTGTCGTTGGCCAAGGTCGATTACGGGTGGGGTGCGCGCACCCTGCTCAAGGACGCCTCGAGCACCGATGTGGTGGTGCACCGCGGCACCGCCTTGACCAGCTTCTACCAGTGCGGTGACCTCTACCGCGTCGATCCGCGCAGTGGCGACACCCTCGGCAAGGAGACCTGGGGCGGCGCCTTCCCCGCCGAGGGGGTCTCGGCGCATCCCAAGGTCGACGAGCGCACCGACGAGATGATGTTCTTCAACTACTCGAAGAGCGCGCCCTTCATGCACTACGGAGTGGTCGACCGCAACAACGAACTGGTGCACTACACCGACGTTCCGCTGCCGGGTCCGCGACTTCCGCACGATATGGCGTTCACCCGGAACTACGTCATTCTCAACGACTTTCCGCTGTTCTGGGATCCTGAGATGCTCGAACGCAACGTGCACATGGCGCGCTTCCACCGCGACATGCCGTCGCGGTTCGCCGTCGTGCCGCGCCACGGCGGCTCCACCTCTCTCCCGGGTCGCTCCGCTCCTGCCCTCCGGAGCGAAATCCAGTGGTTCGAGGCCGAGCCGACCTTCGTCCTGCACTTCGTCAACGCCTACGAAGACGGCGACGAGATCGTGCTGGACGGATTCTTCCAGGGCGATCCCGAACCCGCCGACAACGGCACCGGCACCAAGTGGCAGCGGGCGTTCCGGTTCCTGGCGCTGGACCGCATGCAGGCCCGGCTGCACCGCTGGCGGCTCAATCTCGTCACGGGCGGCCTCACCGAAGAACCGTTGTCGGAGAACATCTCCGAGTTCGGCATGATCAACGCGGGATACGGCGGCGAACCGTACCGTTACACGTACGCGGCTACTGGGAAGCCGGGCTGGTTCCTGTTCGACGGGCTGATCCGCCACGACGTGATGACCGGCACCGAGCAGCGGATCAGCTTCGGCGACGGTGTCTACGGCAGCGAGACGGCGATGGCTCCGCGGGTCGGCAGTAACTCCGAGGACGACGGCTACCTGGTCACCCTGACCACCGATATGAACGCCGACGCCTCCTACTGCCTGGTGTTCGACGCGGCCCGCATCGAAGACGGACCGGTCTGCAAACTTCAGCTGCCCGAACGGATTTCCAGCGGAACGCATTCGACATGGGTGCCGGGACACTCGGTGCAACGCTGGCATTCCGCCGAGTCCGCCGCTGAAGCGGTCGGTCTGTAA
- a CDS encoding winged helix-turn-helix transcriptional regulator, with protein MSDLIDADAPVVLTSEGTNAIGRMLGLLGDEWNLLIIQQALMGATRYSHFMARLPISNSVLTSRLRTLVQDGLLARHEHASTRARTEYLVTARSRSLWPALLSIWEWERNWVAEHRETLPAMHHQICGQPFTPVLRCDSCHSAAGTSDVTLSLGPSGNWERSAPAAATRRRSESDSTGRQAGMFPETMSVLGNRWAAALLLAAFLGTTRFTDFQAQLGAPPSLLAERLQTFCGIGVFTSSPAERSGAERAAYLLTEKGRAFFPVLVAAVQWAQWWFQAPEGPALVMHHRDCGSPFTGELACDQCADRLTGAQVRIAVT; from the coding sequence GTGTCCGATCTCATCGACGCCGATGCCCCGGTAGTCCTGACCTCCGAGGGCACCAACGCCATCGGGCGGATGCTCGGACTGCTGGGCGACGAATGGAACCTGCTGATCATCCAGCAGGCGCTGATGGGCGCCACCCGTTACAGCCACTTCATGGCGCGGCTGCCGATCTCGAATTCCGTTCTGACCAGCCGTCTTCGGACGCTCGTCCAGGATGGCCTGCTGGCGCGCCACGAACACGCCTCCACCCGGGCCCGCACCGAGTACCTCGTCACGGCGCGAAGCCGCTCGTTATGGCCTGCCCTGCTGTCGATCTGGGAGTGGGAGCGCAACTGGGTGGCCGAGCACCGCGAAACCCTGCCGGCCATGCATCACCAGATCTGCGGCCAGCCGTTCACGCCCGTGCTGCGCTGCGACTCCTGTCATTCGGCGGCAGGCACCAGCGATGTCACGCTCTCGCTGGGGCCCAGCGGAAACTGGGAACGGTCGGCACCCGCCGCGGCAACCCGCAGGCGATCGGAATCCGACTCCACCGGTCGGCAAGCCGGCATGTTTCCCGAGACCATGAGCGTGCTCGGAAACCGTTGGGCCGCAGCGCTGTTACTGGCAGCTTTTCTGGGCACTACCCGCTTTACCGACTTCCAGGCCCAGCTCGGAGCACCGCCGAGCCTACTGGCCGAGCGGTTGCAGACTTTCTGCGGTATCGGCGTGTTCACCAGCTCCCCCGCTGAGCGCAGCGGTGCCGAGCGCGCCGCCTACCTTCTCACCGAGAAGGGCCGCGCATTCTTTCCGGTCCTGGTGGCGGCCGTGCAGTGGGCGCAGTGGTGGTTCCAGGCCCCCGAGGGTCCGGCGCTGGTGATGCATCACCGCGACTGCGGGTCGCCGTTCACCGGCGAACTGGCCTGCGACCAGTGCGCCGACCGCCTGACCGGCGCGCAGGTCCGCATCGCCGTCACTTAG
- a CDS encoding LpqN/LpqT family lipoprotein encodes MAAVLATALALAVAGCSEDEKPTAAKCDSVSLPMTDVPTRTDQEPRLRIPQPQGWERTDKLDSETIRYALRNPALTADGFTPNAVVTLQKVGSDIGKPQQILDAQNQQLKVKLKVKDMTSTPGQVCGSPAQATTYTAPAMGKIPARKATSLAAVYQSGDVNYIATVTVQSIKADNPTYAADSAAIIKGFQILPPK; translated from the coding sequence GTGGCGGCCGTTCTGGCGACCGCACTGGCGTTGGCGGTCGCGGGCTGCTCGGAGGACGAGAAGCCGACGGCGGCCAAGTGCGACTCGGTGTCGCTGCCGATGACCGACGTCCCGACGAGGACCGACCAGGAGCCCCGGCTACGCATCCCGCAACCGCAGGGATGGGAGCGGACCGACAAGCTCGATTCCGAGACCATCCGATACGCACTGCGTAACCCGGCGCTGACGGCCGACGGCTTCACCCCGAACGCTGTCGTCACGCTGCAGAAGGTCGGCTCCGATATCGGCAAGCCGCAGCAGATTCTCGATGCCCAGAACCAGCAGCTGAAGGTGAAGCTGAAGGTCAAAGACATGACGTCCACGCCGGGTCAGGTCTGCGGCTCACCGGCGCAGGCCACCACCTACACCGCGCCGGCGATGGGCAAGATCCCCGCCCGCAAGGCCACCTCGCTGGCGGCGGTGTACCAGTCCGGTGACGTCAACTACATCGCCACCGTCACCGTGCAGAGCATCAAGGCGGACAACCCGACCTATGCCGCCGATTCGGCCGCGATCATCAAGGGCTTCCAGATCCTTCCGCCTAAGTGA
- a CDS encoding Hsp20/alpha crystallin family protein, whose protein sequence is MLRFDPFSDLDSVTRGLLSSQTGSDRSPRFMPMDLYKVDDHYVLTADLPGVDPGSVDVSVDHGTLTLTAHRSSRSEDAVQWLASERFFGTYRRQLSLGDGIDTTRISATYENGVLTVTIPLAERAKPRRIEVSHAAGSRPIEPTTVESS, encoded by the coding sequence GTGCTGCGCTTCGATCCGTTCAGTGACCTTGACTCCGTGACCCGGGGCTTGCTGAGCAGCCAAACCGGAAGCGACCGCAGTCCCCGATTCATGCCCATGGATCTCTACAAGGTCGACGACCACTACGTCTTGACCGCCGACCTGCCCGGGGTCGATCCCGGATCGGTCGACGTCAGCGTCGACCACGGCACCCTGACCCTGACGGCCCATCGCTCGTCCCGTTCCGAGGACGCGGTGCAGTGGCTGGCCAGCGAGAGATTCTTCGGCACCTACCGCCGCCAGCTCTCACTCGGCGACGGTATCGACACGACGAGAATCAGCGCCACCTACGAAAACGGTGTCCTGACCGTCACGATCCCCCTGGCCGAACGGGCCAAGCCGCGCCGCATCGAGGTCTCCCATGCCGCCGGCAGCAGGCCGATCGAGCCCACCACCGTCGAATCATCCTAA